One Nostoc sp. UHCC 0302 DNA window includes the following coding sequences:
- the dnaK gene encoding molecular chaperone DnaK has product MAKAVGIDLGTTNSCVAVMEGGKPTVIANAEGFRTTPSVVAFAKNGDRLVGQIAKRQAVMNPENTFYSVKRFIGRRYDEVTKETTEVSYKVLSSGGNVKLDSPGAGKQFSPEEISAQVLRKLVEDASKYLGETVTKAVITVPAYFNDSQRQATKDAGKIAGIEVLRIINEPTAASLAYGFDKKSNETILVFDLGGGTFDVSVLEVGDGVFEVLSTSGDTHLGGDDFDKKIVDFLAEQFKKDEGIELRKDKQALQRLTEAAEKAKIELSSVTQAEINLPFITATQDGPKHLDTTLTRAKFEELCSDLIDRCRIPVESALRDSKLNKGDIDEVVLVGGSTRIPAVQQLVKQILGKDPNQSVNPDEVVAVGAAIQAGVLEGDVTGILLLDVTPLSLGVETLGGVMTKIIPRNTTIPTKKSEVFSTAVDGQTNVEIHVLQGEREFSTDNKSLGTFRLDGIPPAPRGVPQIEVTFDIDANGILNVTAKDKGTGKEQSISITGASTLDKNDVDRMVREAEQNASSDKERREKIERKNQADSLAYQAEKQLQELGDKVPEADKTKVEGLVKELRDAVAKEDDEQIKKLTPELQQALFAVGSNLYQQAGGGAAPGAEPQDSGSSSSGSGSSSGDDVIDADFTETK; this is encoded by the coding sequence ATGGCAAAAGCAGTTGGAATTGACTTAGGTACGACTAACTCCTGCGTCGCAGTGATGGAAGGTGGAAAACCCACGGTAATTGCAAACGCGGAAGGTTTTCGCACAACACCATCAGTGGTTGCATTTGCCAAAAATGGCGATCGCTTGGTTGGTCAAATCGCCAAACGCCAAGCGGTGATGAACCCCGAAAATACGTTTTATTCGGTCAAGCGCTTCATCGGTCGCCGCTATGATGAAGTCACCAAAGAGACTACCGAAGTTTCTTACAAAGTACTAAGCAGTGGCGGTAACGTTAAACTAGACTCCCCTGGCGCTGGCAAGCAATTTTCTCCAGAAGAAATTTCTGCACAAGTTCTTCGCAAGTTAGTCGAAGATGCTAGCAAATATCTTGGTGAAACTGTAACCAAAGCTGTAATCACTGTTCCCGCTTACTTTAACGATTCCCAGCGGCAAGCGACAAAAGACGCTGGTAAAATTGCTGGTATTGAAGTTCTGCGAATTATTAACGAACCTACCGCTGCTTCTCTAGCCTATGGCTTTGACAAGAAAAGCAACGAAACCATCCTAGTCTTTGACCTTGGTGGTGGTACTTTCGACGTATCCGTACTAGAAGTTGGTGATGGCGTATTTGAGGTACTATCCACATCAGGTGATACTCACCTTGGTGGTGACGACTTTGATAAAAAAATTGTTGACTTTTTAGCAGAACAATTCAAGAAAGACGAAGGCATTGAGCTACGCAAAGATAAACAAGCCTTACAACGTCTGACTGAAGCCGCAGAAAAAGCCAAAATTGAGCTTTCTAGCGTCACTCAAGCAGAAATCAACTTGCCATTTATCACCGCTACCCAGGATGGGCCGAAGCACCTGGATACGACGCTGACTCGTGCCAAATTTGAAGAACTTTGCTCTGATTTAATCGACCGTTGTCGTATTCCTGTTGAGAGTGCGCTACGCGACTCCAAATTAAACAAGGGCGATATTGATGAGGTTGTGTTGGTTGGTGGTTCTACCCGGATTCCCGCAGTCCAACAACTAGTCAAGCAGATATTAGGTAAAGACCCCAACCAAAGCGTTAACCCTGATGAAGTGGTAGCAGTTGGTGCAGCGATTCAGGCTGGTGTACTAGAAGGTGACGTTACAGGGATCTTGCTGTTAGACGTAACACCTCTATCTCTTGGTGTAGAAACATTGGGCGGCGTAATGACCAAAATTATCCCCCGCAACACCACAATTCCTACCAAGAAATCTGAAGTCTTCTCCACTGCTGTGGATGGTCAAACCAACGTAGAAATTCACGTCCTCCAAGGGGAACGCGAGTTTTCCACTGACAACAAGAGTTTGGGAACCTTCCGCCTTGATGGTATTCCCCCTGCACCACGTGGCGTTCCTCAAATTGAAGTCACTTTCGATATCGACGCCAATGGTATCCTCAACGTTACCGCTAAGGACAAAGGTACTGGTAAGGAGCAATCCATCAGTATTACTGGCGCTTCCACCTTGGATAAAAATGACGTTGACCGGATGGTCAGAGAAGCAGAACAAAATGCTTCTAGTGACAAAGAGCGTCGTGAGAAGATTGAACGCAAAAACCAAGCCGATTCCTTGGCATATCAAGCTGAGAAACAGCTACAAGAATTGGGCGATAAAGTTCCTGAAGCTGACAAAACCAAAGTCGAAGGTTTGGTGAAAGAACTGCGGGATGCAGTTGCTAAAGAAGATGATGAGCAGATTAAGAAGCTCACACCAGAATTACAACAAGCACTATTCGCCGTTGGTAGCAACCTCTATCAACAAGCTGGTGGCGGTGCTGCACCTGGTGCTGAACCTCAAGATAGCGGTTCTAGCTCGTCTGGTAGTGGTAGCAGTAGCGGTGATGATGTAATTGACGCCGATTTCACTGAAACCAAATAA
- a CDS encoding acetoacetate decarboxylase family protein, whose translation MPYPQTPWTLQGYAIQTLHLINIDRVRSLIPSELEIISVWPGKTFCGVYLSQYGSGSVLEYSELIVIPAVVSYRGKIGGWVSHIYVDNADSVAGGREIWGLPKELAAFTWEQGERVTVYQGNQKLCSLRYNRQSLAWKQRLGASSYSAKGTDLLMFSAEVESLIGLIGSHLEIPAESPFSGMGLSQPFSTVRCEQLRLRVDAPKIVGQRKVEAIYR comes from the coding sequence ATGCCTTATCCACAAACACCTTGGACGCTTCAAGGCTACGCTATTCAAACTCTGCATTTGATAAATATTGACCGAGTGCGTTCTCTTATCCCTTCTGAGTTAGAAATTATATCTGTATGGCCTGGTAAAACCTTCTGTGGCGTATATTTATCTCAATATGGGTCAGGCTCAGTACTAGAGTATAGCGAATTAATTGTAATTCCGGCTGTGGTTAGTTATCGAGGGAAAATTGGTGGTTGGGTTTCGCACATTTATGTAGATAATGCTGATTCGGTGGCTGGCGGTCGAGAAATTTGGGGGCTACCGAAGGAATTAGCTGCGTTTACCTGGGAGCAAGGAGAGCGTGTGACTGTTTATCAAGGTAACCAGAAGTTATGTAGTCTAAGGTACAATCGGCAAAGTTTGGCATGGAAACAGCGGTTAGGCGCATCTAGTTATAGTGCAAAGGGTACTGATTTGCTGATGTTTTCTGCTGAAGTTGAGTCGCTTATTGGTTTGATTGGTTCCCATTTAGAAATTCCTGCTGAAAGTCCTTTTTCGGGAATGGGTTTAAGTCAGCCTTTTTCTACTGTGCGTTGTGAACAGTTGCGATTACGGGTTGATGCGCCAAAAATCGTAGGTCAGAGGAAAGTTGAAGCGATTTATCGCTAG
- a CDS encoding ABC transporter ATP-binding protein, with amino-acid sequence MSIYQSLKKSYTQDRRRENDWRLFLRLVPYAKRSGRLLALSMCLLIPIALANALQPLLIGQVISLIRNEPSTYEFFRNRPFWQGIHILEGLLLVTIAIRLLLTGVQGYLVQKLGQQITAAIRRDLFHHVTSLAVRFFDRTPVGKLITRLTSDVEVLGDVFSTGGIGTLSDFFTMLVITGLMFSIQWQLAALLLLMLLPVTWVIIYFQQEYRKANYKAREELSILNSQLQENVVGINVVQLFRREKFNAELFRATNSRYTQQVDQTIFYDSAVSATLEWIGLIAIAGVLALGGWLLLGGNLTFGTLSAFILYAQRLFDPLRSLAENFTVIQAGFTAIERVSDILDEPIEIRDRVNPRFSIFDAKFGYIDELVAELESSNVDSTPELGEIRFEHVWFAYKDDDYVIKDLDFTIHPGEKVALVGPTGAGKSSIIRLLCRLYEPTQGRILVDGVDIRELPQAELRRYMAIILQEGFLFAGDVKSNITLGDSYTLEEIQEAAEKTNIANFIEQLPQGYNTQLRERGTNISSGEKQLLAFARAAIRNPEILVLDEATASLDVGTEALVQEALNELLVRRTAIIIAHRLSTIRNVDRIFVLKRGELIEQGSHEQLLEQNGLYATLHNLQMLGT; translated from the coding sequence ATGAGCATCTACCAATCCCTGAAAAAATCTTACACCCAAGACCGGCGGCGTGAAAATGACTGGCGGTTGTTTTTGCGTTTAGTGCCTTATGCCAAGCGTAGTGGAAGACTGTTGGCGCTATCGATGTGCTTACTCATACCGATCGCATTAGCTAACGCCTTACAACCGCTGTTAATCGGACAGGTGATTTCCCTGATTCGCAATGAACCAAGCACCTACGAATTTTTCAGGAATCGCCCTTTTTGGCAAGGAATACATATCCTGGAAGGATTATTGCTGGTTACTATTGCTATCCGATTACTATTGACAGGCGTTCAAGGTTATCTGGTACAAAAGCTAGGACAACAAATTACCGCAGCAATTCGCCGAGACTTATTCCATCATGTAACATCTTTAGCAGTACGTTTTTTTGACAGGACACCTGTTGGTAAATTAATTACCAGACTCACCAGCGATGTGGAAGTATTGGGAGATGTCTTTTCCACTGGGGGGATTGGCACTTTGTCCGATTTCTTTACCATGCTGGTAATTACAGGTTTAATGTTTTCTATCCAATGGCAACTCGCTGCGTTGCTGCTGCTGATGTTGTTACCTGTAACCTGGGTAATTATTTACTTTCAACAAGAGTATCGCAAAGCCAATTATAAAGCGCGAGAAGAACTTTCTATCCTCAACTCACAACTCCAAGAAAATGTGGTTGGGATTAACGTAGTGCAGTTATTCCGCCGAGAAAAATTTAATGCTGAATTGTTTCGCGCCACAAATAGCCGCTACACCCAACAAGTGGATCAAACTATTTTTTATGATTCAGCTGTTTCAGCAACTTTGGAATGGATTGGGTTGATAGCCATTGCTGGTGTTTTGGCATTAGGTGGTTGGTTGCTGTTAGGAGGAAATCTGACTTTTGGGACTTTATCGGCATTTATTTTATATGCTCAACGATTATTTGACCCTTTACGGTCTTTGGCGGAAAATTTTACGGTAATTCAAGCTGGATTTACCGCTATTGAAAGGGTGAGTGATATTTTAGATGAACCAATCGAAATACGCGATCGCGTCAATCCACGGTTCTCAATATTTGATGCTAAATTCGGCTATATAGACGAGTTAGTTGCAGAGTTAGAATCCTCAAATGTCGATTCCACTCCTGAACTAGGAGAAATCCGCTTTGAACACGTTTGGTTCGCTTACAAAGATGATGATTACGTCATTAAAGATTTAGATTTCACCATTCATCCTGGGGAAAAAGTGGCATTAGTTGGCCCCACAGGTGCGGGTAAAAGCTCAATTATTCGTCTTCTATGCCGCCTTTACGAACCTACCCAAGGACGGATTCTTGTAGATGGCGTGGATATCCGCGAGTTACCACAGGCAGAACTGCGGCGTTATATGGCAATAATTTTACAAGAAGGCTTTTTGTTTGCTGGTGATGTTAAAAGCAACATTACTCTAGGAGATAGCTACACTTTAGAAGAAATCCAAGAAGCAGCAGAGAAAACCAACATTGCTAACTTTATTGAACAGTTGCCACAAGGATATAATACACAACTTAGAGAACGAGGTACAAATATTTCTAGTGGGGAAAAGCAACTTTTAGCCTTTGCTCGTGCAGCGATTCGTAACCCAGAAATTTTGGTATTAGATGAAGCCACTGCTAGTTTAGATGTTGGCACAGAAGCTTTAGTTCAAGAGGCATTAAACGAGCTTTTAGTAAGACGCACTGCGATTATTATTGCTCACCGCTTATCTACAATTCGTAATGTAGATCGCATTTTTGTTCTCAAGCGTGGGGAATTAATTGAACAGGGAAGTCATGAACAATTGTTGGAACAAAATGGGCTTTACGCCACTTTGCACAACTTACAAATGTTAGGAACTTAG